Proteins encoded together in one Mus pahari chromosome 9, PAHARI_EIJ_v1.1, whole genome shotgun sequence window:
- the Pa2g4 gene encoding proliferation-associated protein 2G4 codes for MSGEDEQQEQTIAEDLVVTKYKMGGDIANRVLRSLVEASSSGVSVLSLCEKGDAMIMEETGKIFKKEKEMKKGIAFPTSISVNNCVCHFSPLKSDQDYILKEGDLVKIDLGVHVDGFIANVAHTFVIGVAQGTQVTGRKADVIKAAHLCAEAALRLVKPGNQNTQVTEAWNKVAHSFNCTPIEGMLSHQLKQHVIDGEKTIIQNPTDQQKKDHEKAEFEVHEVYAVDVLVSSGEGKAKDAGQRTTIYKRDPSKQYGLKMKTSRAFFSEVERRFDAMPFTLRAFEDEKKARMGVVECAKHELLQPFNVLYEKEGEFVAQFKFTVLLMPNGPMRITSGPFEPDLYKSEMEVQDAELKALLQSSASRKTQKKKKKKASKTAENATSGETLEENGAGD; via the exons GGGTGCTTCGATCTTTGGTGGAAGCTTCCAGCTCAGGTGTGTCTGTACTGAGCTTGTGTGAGAAAGGTGATGCCATGATCATGGAAGAGACAGGGAAGATcttcaagaaggaaaaggagatgaagaaag GTATTGCCTTTCCAACCAGCATTTCCGTAAATAACTGTGTGTGTCACTTCTCCCCTTTGAAGAGTGACCAGGACTATATACTCAAGGAAGGTGACTTGGTAAAAAT TGACCTTGGGGTTCATGTGGATGGCTTCATTGCCAATGTGGCTCACACTTTTGTAATTGGTGTAGCTCAG ggGACCCAGGTAACAGGGCGGAAAGCAGATGTCATTAAGGCCGCCCACCTATGTGCTGAAGCTGCTTTACGGCTGGTCAAGCCTGGGAACCAG AACACACAAGTGACAGAAGCATGGAACAAGGTCGCTCACTCATTTAACTGCACACCAATAGAAG GTATGCTGTCACACCAATTGAAGCAGCATGTGATTGATGGAGAAAAGACCATTATCCAGAACCCTACAGACCAGCAGAA GAAGGACCATGAAAAGGCAGAATTTGAGGTGCATGAGGTTTATGCTGTGGATGTCCTCGTCAGCTCAGGAGAAGGCAAGGCCAAAGATGCAGGACAGAGAACCACCATCTACAAGCGAGACCCCTCTAAACAATATGGCCTGAAAATGAAAACTTCACGTGCCTTTTTCAGTGAGGTGGAAAGGCGTTTTGATGCCATGCCGTTTACTTTAAG AGCATTTGAAGATGAGAAGAAGGCTCGAATGGGTGTGGTGGAGTGTGCCAAACATGAGTTACTACAACCATTTAACGTTCTCTATGAGAAGGAGG GTGAGTTTGTTGCCCAGTTTAAATTTACAGTTCTACTCATGCCCAATGGCCCCATGCGGATAACCAGTGGTCCCTTTGAGCCTGACCTGTACAAGTCTGAGATGGAGGTTCAGGATGCAGAGCTGAAG GCTCTTCTCCAGAGTTCTGCAAGCAGAAAAacccagaaaaagaagaaaaagaag GCCTCCAAGACTGCAGAGAACGCCACCAGTGGAGAAACCTTAGAAGAGAATGGAGCTGGGGACTGA
- the Rpl41 gene encoding 60S ribosomal protein L41, producing MRAKWRKKRMRRLKRKRRKMRQRSK from the exons ATGAGAGCGAAG TGGCGGAAGAAGAGAATGCGCAG GCTGAAGcgcaagagaagaaagatgaggcAGAGGTCCAAGTAA